atgtttccaaaggtacataaaaaactcaaaaatatgagctaaaaagtaatatttatgaGATATTTTCGActttttatttgaaaattatgactgtatatatatatatatttttttttaaaaattaattccgctgtttaatatttttatctcattattataACTTGTTTTCCCCAAAAtttaacaacaatattttttccaaaggtacataaaaaactaaaaaatatgagctaaaaagtcatatttatggaataattgtgacttatttaaaaaatatgactTTCTATTTCACAAttctgacatatatatatatatatatatatatacatataaattctGCTTTTTAACATATTTATCACATTATTATAACTTTTATTTCACAAAGTTCAACAACAATAATTTTTCCAAAGGTACATGAAAAACTCAAAAATATGAGCTAAAGTCACATTTATGGAATAGTTTtgacttatttaaaaaatatgactTTCTATATCACAATTctgactttatatatatatatataaattctgttttttaatatttatcaCATCATTATAACTTTTATTTCACAAAGTTTAACAACAATAATTTTTCCAAAGGTACataaaaaactcaaaaatatgagctaaaaagtcatatttatgagataatttcgactttttatttgaaaattatgaatgtatatatatatttatttttttaaaaaaattctgtttatttaatatttttatctcattattataacttttttccccaaaatgtaacagaattttttttccaaaggtacataaaaaactcaaaaatatgagctaaaaagtcatatttatggGATAATTTTGACTTATTTCAAAAATATGACTTTATATTTCACAATtgtgacttatatatatatatatatatatatatatatatacacattctgattttttatatatttatcacATTATAACTTTTATTTCACAAAGTTTaacaacaatatattttttcctgAGCTACATAAGAAAGTTGAAAAGATcagataaaaaaaatcatatttactTAACCGTTCAGCCTATTTATAAAGTTGAACTTCTTTTAAACCCAAATTGTTCACCTCTgctcacagtaagtgttttattGTTTCGGTACTAAAAGTGCACTCCGACCTGCAGTACCGCCATGTGTCCTTTAGGGGGCAGCAGGCGTCATTACTGATGGTCGCAACTGCGCATGTGCGGCTAATGACACAACAAACATGGCGGTGTTATTGACAGGCGCGGAAACGGCTTGTAAGAGTAAACACATTTTTGCTTTTAAAATGTCAGCACGACAACTCAGCTTTACTTTATTAATACAAATTGTAAAATGGTCGTGTTCGGCGTTGTCACGTCACGGTGGAGTAAGTAGTAGTTATTGACAAAATGTACTTAAGTGGTGTTGTTTCCATACCAGGTGCGGTCCTCCGAGCTTCCGGTCATTTTGGCCTCTTTTCGGCCGCTGTGTGCCGGCGTTGGAGCGTCCAGACGGCGGCCAAGTGCAGCTCCGGCAGCGGGCAGCAGACAAGCCGAGGTGGAAGCAAAAAAGCCGAGGAGGAGGAATACGAAGGTCCGGAATATATTCCTCTGAGGAAGGCCAAGAACCCCATGATGCCCATTGGCTATGCCTGGTcagtgttgcatgctgggtaatgtagttagtttattccctggctcataacatcacagtgACGTCACTAGCGACATCTTTTTAATTAACTACGGAAGCCCGTTTCTGCCAGTAATAATAATCCAAATTTAAGTAATAATTATggaataaaatatatgtatgagATAACTATGAGTTACAAAGTCGATGTTATTacttttagtcataattttaatAAAAAGCCATAATTATGAGATGATTtcgagttttatttttttacaaattccactttttatttaatatttgtatctcATTATTGTAACTTATATTCCACAAAGTTTAACAATGTTTTTTCCAAAGGTACGTTAAAAAAGCtgaaatgagataaaaagtcataactgctaaataatttcgactttttagtTAATAATTGTgactttatttattatatatttattattctactttttattattttcatcccATTATTACAACTTATTCCACAAagtttaacaatatttttttccaaaggtAAAAAGTTAAAACGACGAGATAATAAGTCATGACTATCagataattttgactttttatttcataattatgactttttatttttttgtaaattgtactatctgtgttggccctgtgatgaggtggcgacttgtccagggtgtaccctgccttccgcccgattgtagctgagataggcgccagcgacccccaaagggaataagcggtagaaaatggatgtcctTTTTATCTAATATTGGCGTGGAACAGTGTTATgtttatttattagtttttttgtagcgatatatgtagaaatggctggttgcatcagctcttctCTTCTAATGtccccctcttacacacatgcttatgtgtgctatggctatgaggttctttttggcctcagtctggaccattTTGCCACTGAATGAGTCTCCTCCCCCTCGTGCAGGATGGTGGGCCTCCCCGGCGGCATCCTCCTCTTCCTGCTGGTCAAAAGGCAAGTGGAGAAGAACCGCCTAGAGCAGATGAAGATCCGACGGAGGATGCAGAAGTCCGAGGGGAGCTACGAAGGCAGCCGCTACCGCCGCGCCATAGAGAACGCCAAGCTGGACCAGTAACGCCCGTTAAAAGACTGCCTCACTTCCACTGGGGGACATTATTTTAACCCCTGCACAGTTCAAATGAGATGGATTGAAGTGGACaaactttttctttttcaaaacctATATATGTTAACCCGCTAGGGATCCCCTCATTTTTTTGTGAAGGTTTCACTCATTAAAGTCATACAGTTTAATAATATTGGGGATCTTTTTTCAGTCTTtagtggccagtgccctgtactttgcagtgaaTTGTtagggggagcagcaccagcagagaggctatgttagctacctccttttgtttataatgtatatttaatactgcccttttttttttttgctgaagctGTAATAttatacatggtaattgggatttgttatatattgtatataaaaataaaataatatatcagtatataataCGTATATTTTATAATGCTACTATGGTACCTTTTTAGtgtacttaatacctgcattatcctttccgtTCTTTGAAAGTGAGCTACTGTTTAAAATAGTCCAATTATAAgctaaaaagtcatatttatgagATAATTTAATTTttgatttcattaaaaaaaaaaaaaaaatctacttttttttatgtcacaaaagtttaacaatatttttttccaatggTACATAAAGTCCAAAATAATAAGATAAAATTCATATTTGAGATTATTTTGACCTTTTATTTCAAAATGACGAGTTTTTAGTTTCTTAATAAATTCTacttaatttaaatatttttcccATTATAACTTTTATTTCACAAATCTTAAAAGTCTTAATTATGAGATAATTTTGTcttttagtttttaaataaattctactttttatttaaatacttttatCTCATTATAATTTGTTTCATAagtttaacaatatttttttcaaaggTACATAAAAAATTCCAAAATAATGAGCTAAAAAGTCATATATGAGATAATTTCGTCTTTTTATTTCAAAATTatgagtttttagttttttttataaaatctactttttatttaaatatttttttctcataaCTTATTTCATAAagtttaacaatatttttttccccaaggtACATAAAAAAGTCCAAATCATGAGCTTAAAAAGACATATTTATGAGTTAATTTCAACTTTTCATTTCAAAATTACGAGTATTTTAAATAAattctactttttatttattttatctcattaataaaaaatatttttttctgataaCTTTTATTTCACAAagtttaacaatatttttttccccaaggtACATAAAACAGTCCAAATCATGAGCTTAAAAAGACATATTTATGAGTTAATTTCAACTTTTCATTTCAAAATTACGAGTATTTTAAATAAattctactttttatttattttatctcattaataacaaatatttttttctgataaCTTTTATTTCACAAagtttaacaatatttttttccccaaggtACATAAAAAAGTCCAAATCATGAGCTAAAAAGTCAGATTTATGAGTTAATTTAaacttttcatttaaaaattaagatttttttttttataaattctactttttatttattttatctcattaataaaaaatatttttttcttataactTTTATTTCACAAagtttaacaatattttttttccccaaggtaCATAAAAAAGTCCAAATCATGAGCTAAAAAGTCAGATTTATGAGATAATTTCAACTTTTCATTTCAAAATTacgagttttttttaaataaattctactttttattttatctcattattaaaaaatatttttttctcataaCTTTTATTTCACAAAagtttaacaatatttttttccaaaggtacgtaaaaaagtccaaattatgagctaaaaagtcatatttatgagataatttcaacttttcatttaaaaaatacaagtttttttttaataaattctactttttatttaattattttatctcattattataacttttatttcacaaagtttaacaatattttttttctccaaaggtacataaaaaaaagtccaaattatgagctaaaaagtcatatttatgagATAATTTTGACTTCTTGTTTCAAAATTAAGAGTTATTCGTTTTTTAATAAATTCTACtttttattcaaatatttttgtCCCATTATTATAACTTTGATTTCACAAAGTTTAGCAAACTTTTACAGATGTACACAAAAAGTCcaaattatgagctaaaaagtcatatttatgagATCATTTCGACCTTTTATTTCAAAATGAtgagtttttagttttttaataaattctactttttattgtaatatttttctcattgattttatttcacaaagttaaaaaaaaaaattccacaaaggtacataaaaagtccaaattatgagctaaaaagtcatatttatgagatcattttgaccttttatttcaaaattatgaattttaagttttttaataaattctacttttcattcaaatatttttcTCATGACTTTTATTTCAcaaagtttaaaaacattttttttccccaaaggtACTTAAAGAAGTCcaaattatgagctaaaaagtcatatttatgagATACTTTCAACTTTTCATTTCAAAATTAcgagttttttttaataaattctactttttatttaattattttatctCATAACTTTTATTTCACAAAGTTTAACAATTTATTTTCTCCAAAGGTAcataaaaaaaagtccaaattatgagctaaaaagtcgTATTTATGAGATAATTTTGACTTCTTGTTTCAAAATTAAGAGTTATCAGTTTTTTAATAAATTctactttttatttaaatatatttgtctCATTTTTATAACTTTGATTTCACAAAGTTTAGCAAAATGTTTTTACAGAGGTAcataaaaagtccaaattatgagctaaaaagtcacaattatgagatcattttgaccttttatttcaaaatgatgagtttgttttttaataaattctactttttattcaaatatttttCTCATCATGGATTTTATTTCACAAAGTTAAAAAATTCCACAAAAGGTAcataaaaaagttcaaattatgagctaaaaagtcatatttatgagATCATTTCGACCTTTTATAACAAaatgagtttttatttttttaataaattctactttttattcaaatatttttctcatcatggattttatttcacaaagttaaaaaaaaaattccacaaaaGGTACATAAAAAAGTCcaaattatgagctaaaaagtcatatttatgagataatttcgacctttttttttcttcaaaatgagattttatttttttaataaattctacttttttctcaaatatttttctcatcatgatttttatttcacaaaaaagtttaaattttttttttcccccaaaggtACATGAAAAAGTCcaaattatgagctaaaaagtcataTTCATGagataatttcgactttttttatttcaaaattgtgagtttttatttttttaatactttatttaaatattttaatctaaTAACTTTTATTTCCCAAagtttaacaatattttttacaGAGGTACATAAAAAGTCccaaaaaatttgctaaaaagtcatatttatgagATAATTTCGTCTTTTTATTTCAAAATTatgagtttttagtttttttaataaaatctactttttatttaaatatttttttctcataaCTTATTTCACAGAGTTGAAACATTTTTTCTCCAAAGGTACGTAAAAAAGCCCAAATCATGAgctaaaaagtcatatttatgagTTAATTTAAACTTTTCATTTCAAAATTAcgagttttttttaataaattctaatttttatttaattattttatctCATTATTATAACTTTTATTTCACAAAGTTTAAcgatattttttttctccaaaggtACATAAAAAAGTCCAAATCATGAgctaaaaagtcatatttatgagATAATTTTGACTTCTTGTTTCAAAATTAagagtttttttaaataaattcaaatttttatttaattattttatctcattattataacttttatttcacaaagtttaacaatatttttttttctccaaaggtacataaaaaaagtccaaattatgagctaaaaagtcatatgaaataatttcaacttttcattttaaaattacgagttttatttaataaattctactttttattcaattattttatctcattattataacttttatttcacaaagtttaacaatatttttgtgacatttgtgatttagtgctatataaataaacattgattgattgatgatgttcGCTTCgctgtcatctttcaggaatgtaaacaagaaaacaccggctgtgtttgtgttgctaaaggcgggcgcaatacaccgcttcccacctacagctttcttctttgacgtctccattattcattgaacaaattgcaaaagattcagcaacacagacgttcataatactgtagaattatgcgatgaaaagagacttatagttgtgaacggtgctggaacaaaatgccctctacaatgcgtgatgtcatcataacgcgacattttagcatgattcttccgcgcgaaatttaaaatcgcaatttagtaaactaaaaaggcagttttgacatgtgttgcaatgttaatattttattattgatatataaactatcagactgcgtggtcgctagtagtggctttcagtaggcctttaatgattatttgcaaacaaaaataaagattCTTAGtcggaacattaaatattttgtgtttgtagTCTTTTCAacagaatataagttgaaaaaggatTAGCCAATCATCCTATTCTGCTTTAAATGACCATTTACACCACATCCCAGCAATGtctctttcatggacgcccctgcttatttcaggatgaacacaacacacaaaaaaagacgaCTTCAATCCATTAAAAAAATTCCCATTAAAGCGCGGAAATCAAAATATTTATTGCGTAGGAAAAATATCAAATAGAAGGTATTTACAAACATCCACCGgcgcgggaggggggggggg
Above is a genomic segment from Nerophis ophidion isolate RoL-2023_Sa linkage group LG02, RoL_Noph_v1.0, whole genome shotgun sequence containing:
- the si:ch73-71c20.5 gene encoding DUF4748 domain-containing protein isoform X2, whose protein sequence is MAVLLTGAETACAVLRASGHFGLFSAAVCRRWSVQTAAKCSSGSGQQTSRGGSKKAEEEEYEGPEYIPLRKAKNPMMPIGYAWMVGLPGGILLFLLVKRQVEKNRLEQMKIRRRMQKSEGSYEGSRYRRAIENAKLDQ
- the si:ch73-71c20.5 gene encoding DUF4748 domain-containing protein isoform X1 produces the protein MAVLLTGAETACKSAVLRASGHFGLFSAAVCRRWSVQTAAKCSSGSGQQTSRGGSKKAEEEEYEGPEYIPLRKAKNPMMPIGYAWMVGLPGGILLFLLVKRQVEKNRLEQMKIRRRMQKSEGSYEGSRYRRAIENAKLDQ